A window of Rubricoccus marinus contains these coding sequences:
- a CDS encoding DUF427 domain-containing protein, translated as MKATWNGVTLAESDETVVVEGNHYFPPQSLNEEYFHPSDHQTTCPWKGVASYKSLLVDGQRNENAAWYYPEPKEAASEIKDHVAFWKGVDVTA; from the coding sequence ATGAAAGCCACCTGGAACGGAGTCACGCTCGCAGAGAGCGACGAAACCGTCGTCGTCGAAGGCAACCACTACTTCCCCCCGCAGTCGCTGAACGAGGAGTACTTCCACCCGAGCGACCACCAGACGACGTGCCCCTGGAAGGGCGTCGCGAGCTACAAGAGCCTGCTCGTAGACGGGCAGCGCAACGAGAACGCGGCGTGGTACTACCCCGAGCCGAAAGAGGCCGCGTCCGAGATCAAGGACCACGTCGCCTTCTGGAAGGGCGTCGACGTGACGGCCTGA
- a CDS encoding SIMPL domain-containing protein, with protein sequence MPRSLWIALFALLLAAPARAQFTLSVPDTARVLTVSGLGRASADADRAVLRIAFETEGETIDEAIQKHEQEVDRVQALLKASGIADDDIKLERASVGPAGGGMRYESLRPGDSEQTFTASRILVVGVDDLDSVPRLMGEIVRNDDDDLLDIQRRNVDVRYTLQAPEALEAEALRMAVAKARERAEMIAEMAGVRLGDVTSVSEGGGSLFGMDPRAAAMMNDNGSGLTDGEYVVTSAVVVTFRIR encoded by the coding sequence ATGCCTCGCTCTCTCTGGATCGCGCTGTTCGCGCTGCTCCTCGCGGCCCCCGCCCGCGCCCAGTTCACGCTCTCGGTCCCCGATACCGCCCGCGTGCTAACCGTCTCCGGCCTCGGCCGCGCGTCCGCCGACGCCGACCGCGCGGTCCTGCGCATCGCCTTCGAGACCGAAGGCGAGACCATCGACGAGGCGATCCAAAAGCACGAGCAGGAGGTCGACCGCGTGCAGGCGCTCCTGAAAGCCTCTGGCATCGCAGACGACGACATCAAGCTGGAACGGGCATCAGTCGGCCCAGCGGGTGGCGGGATGCGCTACGAGTCTCTACGCCCTGGTGACAGCGAGCAGACGTTTACCGCGAGCCGCATCCTCGTCGTCGGCGTTGACGACTTGGACAGCGTGCCGCGTCTCATGGGTGAGATCGTGCGCAACGACGACGACGACCTCCTGGACATCCAGCGCCGAAACGTGGACGTCCGCTACACCCTTCAGGCGCCAGAGGCCTTGGAGGCGGAGGCGCTCCGCATGGCCGTCGCGAAGGCGCGCGAGCGCGCGGAGATGATCGCCGAGATGGCGGGCGTCCGACTCGGTGACGTGACGAGCGTGTCCGAAGGCGGCGGCTCGCTTTTCGGCATGGACCCGCGCGCGGCGGCGATGATGAACGATAACGGCTCGGGCCTGACCGATGGCGAGTACGTGGTCACGTCGGCCGTAGTCGTCACGTTTCGGATCCGATGA
- a CDS encoding nitroreductase family protein: MSDARRTRPYASLAVPDEDRVDRARGFFEQMDARRSVREFSDRPVPRELIEWAIRTASTAPSGAHKQPWTWAVISSAELKAKIREAAEQEEKAFYNGRASDEWLEALAPLGTDWEKPFLTTAPWIVVLFAQRFGVKEDGSREKFYYVQESVGIAAGLFIAALHQMGLATLTHTPSPMGFLRDVLGRPSNEAATILFPVGFPAESAEVPVLERKPLADVSVWFED, encoded by the coding sequence ATGAGCGACGCACGCCGGACGCGACCTTATGCGTCTCTGGCGGTGCCGGACGAGGACCGCGTGGACCGCGCCAGAGGCTTTTTCGAGCAGATGGACGCGCGGCGCTCGGTCCGCGAGTTCTCGGATCGTCCGGTCCCGCGCGAGTTGATCGAGTGGGCGATCCGCACGGCCAGCACGGCGCCTAGTGGCGCGCACAAGCAGCCGTGGACGTGGGCCGTCATCTCCAGCGCGGAGCTCAAGGCGAAGATCCGCGAGGCCGCCGAGCAGGAAGAAAAGGCCTTCTACAATGGCCGCGCCAGCGACGAGTGGCTAGAGGCCCTCGCGCCGCTCGGGACCGACTGGGAAAAGCCGTTCCTGACAACCGCGCCGTGGATCGTGGTCTTGTTCGCGCAACGCTTCGGCGTGAAGGAGGACGGCTCGCGGGAGAAGTTCTACTACGTGCAGGAAAGCGTGGGCATCGCGGCGGGCCTGTTCATCGCGGCGCTCCACCAGATGGGCCTCGCCACGCTCACGCACACGCCGAGCCCGATGGGCTTCTTGCGCGACGTGCTCGGCCGTCCCTCCAACGAGGCGGCCACGATCCTTTTTCCCGTCGGTTTCCCGGCCGAGAGCGCCGAGGTACCCGTCCTGGAGCGCAAGCCTCTGGCGGACGTCTCGGTCTGGTTCGAGGACTGA
- a CDS encoding DUF3667 domain-containing protein, producing the protein MSDFSPDADRPTPDASPSGLTTPLAPEASASDGFDQSEQNRSKETPAVPAEVVEPAVVEAPPELIGAPEARDADTATPEDAQRAAERPVDPESPERRELEASPSSRCLNCQAELPGAYCPACGQKDQPLRQPVHRYMVEALSEYLGLDGRVWPTLGALLFRPGRLTKAYVLGRRQQYVRPLRIYITASLFFFFLLALIDPIGKLRNNVDSPSSADSTMTAAAYLVSLDQAIEEEEDDIARQRAVVDSLRGLILLSNGQDSIATASSGMVSVESLQSDVEDEEDELAAMSSSTFDRRLQTQKAMVASMNPDSLVRPSDVQQAAEIIVPRETNIRLGPDWMVGSESVRRLKNARTSQQQQDAGWAFGREAIGRLPTVVFLLLPFFALFMKLLYARRGWYYAEHLVFALHVHAFAFVVFSVYAVMIWASGGAAAVSLIGSILLLAIPVYFLVAQKRVYAQGWVKTLVKAYLLSWLYGFALFGGAILAVVLAAVVG; encoded by the coding sequence ATGTCCGACTTCTCGCCCGACGCCGACCGGCCTACACCCGACGCCTCGCCGTCTGGCCTGACGACGCCTCTGGCGCCAGAGGCCAGCGCCTCCGATGGGTTCGACCAAAGCGAGCAAAACAGGAGCAAAGAGACGCCAGCCGTCCCCGCCGAAGTTGTAGAGCCTGCGGTGGTAGAGGCACCCCCGGAGCTCATCGGTGCGCCAGAGGCTCGCGATGCGGATACTGCAACGCCGGAAGACGCTCAACGCGCGGCCGAGCGCCCGGTCGATCCCGAGTCGCCCGAGCGGAGAGAGTTGGAGGCCTCGCCGTCCTCGCGATGCTTGAACTGCCAGGCGGAGTTGCCGGGGGCGTACTGCCCAGCCTGCGGCCAGAAAGATCAGCCGCTTCGGCAGCCAGTCCATCGGTACATGGTGGAGGCGCTCTCGGAATACCTCGGCCTCGACGGCCGTGTGTGGCCTACGCTGGGCGCGTTGCTGTTTAGGCCGGGGCGCTTAACCAAGGCGTACGTCCTCGGCCGGAGGCAGCAGTACGTGCGCCCGCTGCGCATCTACATCACCGCCAGCCTGTTCTTCTTCTTCCTGCTCGCCCTTATCGACCCGATCGGCAAGCTGAGAAACAACGTCGACAGCCCGTCCTCGGCGGATTCCACCATGACTGCGGCGGCGTATCTGGTATCTCTTGATCAGGCGATCGAAGAGGAAGAGGACGACATCGCCAGGCAGAGAGCCGTGGTCGACTCGCTACGTGGACTCATTCTCCTCAGCAACGGGCAGGATTCCATTGCGACGGCAAGTTCTGGAATGGTGAGCGTCGAGTCGCTTCAGAGTGACGTCGAGGACGAGGAGGACGAGTTGGCCGCGATGTCGAGCTCCACGTTCGACCGGAGGCTGCAGACGCAGAAGGCGATGGTCGCCTCCATGAATCCGGACAGCTTGGTTCGTCCGAGCGATGTGCAGCAGGCGGCTGAGATTATCGTCCCCCGCGAGACGAACATCAGGCTCGGGCCAGACTGGATGGTCGGGAGCGAGAGCGTGCGGCGACTCAAAAACGCCCGGACCTCTCAGCAGCAACAGGATGCAGGATGGGCATTCGGCCGCGAAGCCATCGGTCGCCTTCCGACCGTCGTGTTTTTGCTCCTGCCGTTTTTCGCGCTGTTCATGAAGTTGCTGTACGCGCGCCGCGGCTGGTACTACGCCGAGCACCTCGTCTTTGCGCTACACGTCCACGCGTTCGCGTTCGTCGTATTCAGCGTCTACGCCGTCATGATCTGGGCCTCTGGCGGAGCGGCGGCCGTCTCGCTGATCGGCTCCATCTTACTCCTCGCCATCCCCGTGTATTTCCTCGTCGCGCAAAAGCGCGTGTACGCTCAGGGCTGGGTGAAGACGCTCGTCAAGGCGTATCTGCTGAGCTGGCTGTACGGCTTCGCTCTGTTTGGCGGGGCCATCCTGGCGGTCGTTCTCGCGGCCGTCGTCGGGTAA
- a CDS encoding L-threonylcarbamoyladenylate synthase: MEDQASGVARVLLAGGVALVPAEGVYGLVADARRPDAVARIRTLKGRDAAKPMLGLIRLWRDAEAWAESIPTWAAQLEEDALPVTLLLRATNGAPEALVGPEGLIGLRVPADPFGRALVDALGAPVVSTSANLSGEPAATRVEDVPLAVRQRLDATVDGGPLAGAPSSIVRWEGREADGARAEIVREGAVDRATLERLMGR; the protein is encoded by the coding sequence ATGGAGGACCAGGCCTCAGGCGTCGCCCGCGTGCTTCTCGCGGGCGGCGTCGCGCTCGTTCCGGCCGAGGGCGTCTACGGCTTGGTCGCCGACGCCCGTCGCCCCGATGCCGTCGCACGGATTCGGACGCTCAAGGGCCGCGACGCCGCTAAGCCCATGCTGGGATTGATCCGCCTCTGGCGAGACGCCGAGGCTTGGGCCGAGTCGATACCCACGTGGGCGGCCCAACTGGAGGAAGACGCGTTGCCCGTCACGCTCCTGCTCCGCGCCACGAACGGGGCGCCAGAGGCGCTCGTCGGCCCCGAGGGCCTGATCGGTCTCCGCGTACCCGCCGACCCGTTCGGGCGCGCCCTCGTTGATGCGCTGGGCGCTCCGGTGGTGTCGACGTCGGCTAACCTCTCGGGCGAGCCTGCGGCGACGCGCGTTGAGGACGTGCCGCTGGCGGTGCGCCAGAGGCTGGACGCTACCGTCGACGGCGGGCCTCTGGCGGGGGCGCCGAGTTCCATCGTGCGGTGGGAAGGCCGCGAGGCGGACGGCGCCCGCGCCGAGATCGTCCGCGAAGGCGCCGTGGATCGCGCGACGCTCGAACGCCTGATGGGGAGGTAG
- a CDS encoding alpha/beta hydrolase, protein MTHTTGTLADASPALFWRHWRPDAPGSEVRARIVLVHGIHEHSGRYAYVASRLMLKGIEVFALDLRGHGQSEGGRGEIDAFEEYRTDLDRLMGVVSARGLDVPAFLMGHSMGGLVAASWWASRDHSAFAGLILSSPALALPPVNAVLSVAAPFVAKRFPRMRVTKLDRSALSRDPQVGERYAADPLVTNAGVQARTGYELLHAAKQLAATPEAFTAPLYAFHGTDDTITLPSGSSRLVEACPASDATLRLWRGLRHETMNEPERDEVIDAVADWVLARV, encoded by the coding sequence ATGACGCACACGACCGGCACCCTCGCCGACGCCTCCCCCGCCCTGTTCTGGCGCCACTGGCGCCCCGACGCGCCCGGCTCCGAGGTCCGCGCGCGGATCGTGCTCGTCCACGGCATTCACGAGCATAGCGGTCGATACGCGTACGTGGCCTCGCGGCTGATGCTGAAAGGCATCGAGGTGTTCGCGCTCGACCTCCGGGGGCACGGGCAGTCCGAAGGCGGCCGCGGTGAGATCGACGCGTTCGAGGAGTACCGGACCGATCTGGACCGACTGATGGGAGTCGTCTCCGCCAGAGGCCTCGACGTGCCCGCGTTTCTGATGGGTCACTCGATGGGTGGCCTCGTCGCCGCCTCGTGGTGGGCCTCTCGCGACCACAGCGCGTTTGCGGGGCTGATCCTCTCCTCGCCTGCACTGGCGCTCCCCCCAGTCAACGCGGTCCTCTCGGTCGCGGCGCCGTTCGTCGCCAAACGGTTCCCGCGCATGCGCGTGACGAAGCTGGACCGCAGCGCGCTCTCGCGAGACCCGCAGGTAGGCGAGCGGTACGCCGCCGACCCGCTCGTGACCAACGCGGGCGTGCAAGCGCGGACGGGCTACGAACTCCTCCACGCGGCCAAACAACTGGCAGCGACGCCGGAGGCCTTTACCGCTCCGCTCTACGCGTTCCACGGGACCGACGACACGATCACGCTTCCCTCTGGAAGCTCGCGCCTCGTGGAAGCATGCCCGGCGTCGGACGCCACGCTGCGCCTCTGGCGCGGGCTACGGCACGAGACGATGAACGAGCCGGAGCGCGACGAAGTGATCGACGCGGTCGCGGACTGGGTGCTGGCGCGGGTATAA
- the pckA gene encoding phosphoenolpyruvate carboxykinase (ATP), which yields MHAPDSLLRHLDSLGLGGSETLYYNLPPARLVELAVRRGEGRLVADGPLATRTDPHTGRSPNDRFVVREPGTESEVGWGKTNVPISEDSFDHLLKEMGRYARGRTLFVRDCYAGADPRYRVKVRVITEEAWHSLFAYNMFLRPADGESTEDFDPDYTVVDLCDFNAKPDKVQELNSSTFVTLHLSRGLVLIGGTHYAGEIKKSIFSALNFVLPAKGVLPMHCSANEATDGSNTAVFFGLSGTGKTTLSADASRTLIGDDEHGWSDHGVFNFEGGCYAKAIRLSPEGEPEIYNTTKQFGTLVENVILREDRSIDFDDGTITENTRISYPIYRIPNASENGQGGQPETVVFLTADAFGVLPPISKLTPEQAMYHFLSGYTAKVAGTERGVTEPKATFSACFGEPFMVRPPSAYAEMLGEKIREHDARVFLVNTGWTGGPYGTGSRMKLALTRRMLDAALSGELDNVPTTEDPVFGLAIPNAIEGVPSDVLVPRNTWASGEDYDEKAGQLAQMFADNFEKYAANVSEAVREAGPRVTATA from the coding sequence ATGCACGCGCCCGACTCGCTCCTCCGCCACCTTGACTCCCTCGGCCTCGGTGGCTCCGAAACCCTTTACTATAACCTCCCGCCCGCCCGGCTCGTCGAGCTCGCCGTCCGCCGCGGCGAAGGTCGGCTCGTCGCCGACGGGCCTCTGGCGACCCGGACGGACCCCCACACCGGCCGCTCGCCCAACGACCGCTTCGTCGTCCGGGAGCCCGGCACGGAAAGCGAGGTCGGCTGGGGCAAAACCAACGTCCCGATCTCTGAGGACTCCTTTGACCACCTCCTCAAGGAGATGGGCCGGTACGCCAGAGGCCGCACGCTCTTCGTGCGCGATTGCTACGCCGGCGCCGATCCGCGCTACCGCGTCAAGGTCCGCGTGATTACCGAAGAGGCATGGCACAGCCTGTTCGCCTACAACATGTTTCTCCGCCCCGCCGACGGCGAGAGCACGGAGGACTTCGACCCGGATTACACCGTGGTCGACCTGTGCGACTTCAACGCGAAGCCGGACAAGGTGCAGGAGTTGAACTCCTCCACGTTCGTCACGCTGCACCTCTCCCGCGGCCTCGTGCTCATCGGAGGCACGCACTACGCGGGCGAGATCAAGAAGTCCATCTTCTCGGCGCTCAACTTCGTGCTTCCGGCCAAGGGCGTGCTCCCCATGCACTGCTCGGCCAACGAAGCCACAGACGGCTCCAACACGGCAGTCTTCTTCGGCCTCTCTGGGACGGGCAAGACGACCCTCTCCGCCGACGCGTCCCGCACGCTCATCGGCGACGACGAGCACGGCTGGAGCGACCACGGCGTGTTCAACTTCGAGGGCGGATGCTATGCCAAGGCCATCCGGCTCTCGCCAGAGGGCGAGCCCGAGATCTACAACACCACCAAGCAGTTCGGCACGCTCGTCGAAAACGTGATCCTTCGCGAGGACCGCTCCATCGACTTCGATGACGGCACGATCACGGAGAACACCCGCATCTCCTACCCGATCTACCGGATCCCGAACGCGAGCGAGAACGGCCAGGGTGGCCAGCCTGAAACCGTCGTCTTCCTCACGGCCGACGCGTTCGGCGTGTTGCCCCCCATCTCGAAGCTGACGCCGGAGCAGGCGATGTACCACTTCCTGAGTGGTTACACCGCGAAGGTCGCCGGGACCGAGCGCGGTGTGACGGAGCCCAAGGCGACGTTCTCGGCGTGCTTCGGCGAGCCGTTCATGGTGCGTCCGCCCAGCGCGTACGCCGAGATGCTCGGCGAGAAGATCCGCGAGCACGACGCCCGCGTCTTCCTCGTCAACACGGGTTGGACCGGCGGACCGTACGGGACGGGCTCACGCATGAAGTTGGCCCTCACGCGCCGCATGCTGGACGCCGCCCTTTCCGGCGAGCTGGACAACGTGCCGACCACCGAGGACCCCGTTTTCGGCCTGGCCATCCCCAACGCCATCGAAGGCGTCCCCAGCGATGTGCTCGTGCCTCGCAACACGTGGGCCTCTGGCGAGGACTACGACGAGAAGGCGGGACAGCTCGCGCAGATGTTCGCGGACAACTTCGAGAAGTACGCCGCCAACGTCTCCGAGGCGGTCCGCGAAGCGGGCCCGCGCGTGACAGCCACCGCCTAA
- a CDS encoding GWxTD domain-containing protein codes for MSVRFSSALAALLFLAAPLASAQSLPIQLDLDTASYLYGDGESILEIYVSVGVHTLTFVQEGDGYAAQVPVALSVLPAASGAPGGASRAPVFEQMLDLRFQVADTLLLQSGREYVEQVRTTLPPGEYDVVARVAPNAQAERAELELRANDVVVPNYEDTRSPSVSTVQLASSISRAEEGATNFVKSGLEVQPNPTGVFAMNAEGVGMRSVPYYAEIYGVDSSVSDENYTVLAYLSQSDRANPLDGYQQRSQRPVRPVDVIVGRFDISKLPTGAYYLRIAALNASNEPVAERSQKLYIVNPTVEQPNLYTSGQDFEMVLFAGMSQEEVDLELKQVSILANGREQSTARSLTDLDAKRNFLAAFWRDRDEDANPNINSARRTFLQRLNVARDRYSEPLVTEGEVSERGRVFVKYGPPTSVDSQPFGQDTVPYVVWRYENVPGNGQSVFVFADSYSSGRFELIHSDVTGEVSQPDWQEELTRMSIRN; via the coding sequence ATGTCTGTTCGCTTCTCCTCGGCCCTCGCGGCGCTCCTCTTCCTCGCTGCGCCTCTGGCGAGCGCGCAATCGCTCCCCATCCAACTCGACCTCGACACGGCGAGCTACCTCTACGGCGACGGCGAGTCCATCCTGGAGATCTACGTCTCGGTGGGGGTCCATACGCTGACGTTTGTACAAGAGGGGGATGGGTACGCCGCGCAGGTGCCCGTCGCGCTGTCCGTCTTGCCTGCCGCCAGCGGCGCGCCCGGCGGCGCCTCTCGCGCCCCCGTGTTCGAGCAGATGCTCGACCTCCGGTTCCAGGTGGCGGACACGTTGCTGCTTCAGAGCGGCCGCGAGTACGTGGAGCAGGTCCGCACGACGCTGCCTCCGGGCGAGTACGACGTGGTCGCCCGCGTCGCTCCCAACGCTCAGGCCGAGCGCGCCGAGCTCGAACTCCGCGCCAACGACGTTGTAGTGCCGAACTACGAGGACACCCGGTCTCCGTCGGTGTCTACGGTTCAGCTCGCGTCCTCTATCTCTCGCGCGGAAGAGGGTGCCACGAACTTCGTGAAGAGCGGCCTGGAGGTGCAGCCCAACCCGACGGGCGTGTTCGCGATGAACGCCGAGGGCGTGGGAATGCGCAGCGTGCCGTACTACGCTGAGATCTACGGTGTGGACTCATCCGTGAGCGACGAGAATTACACGGTGCTCGCGTACCTCTCGCAGTCGGACCGCGCGAACCCGCTCGACGGCTACCAGCAGCGGAGCCAGCGTCCCGTTCGCCCGGTGGACGTGATCGTCGGTCGCTTCGACATCTCCAAGCTGCCGACCGGGGCGTACTACCTCCGCATCGCGGCACTTAACGCGTCCAACGAGCCGGTGGCCGAGCGTAGCCAGAAGCTGTACATCGTCAACCCGACGGTTGAGCAGCCGAACCTGTACACCAGCGGGCAGGACTTCGAGATGGTGCTCTTCGCGGGCATGAGCCAGGAGGAGGTGGACCTCGAACTCAAGCAGGTCTCGATCCTCGCCAACGGACGCGAGCAGTCCACTGCGCGCAGCCTGACGGACCTAGACGCCAAGCGGAACTTCCTCGCCGCGTTCTGGAGGGACCGGGACGAGGACGCCAACCCGAACATCAACAGCGCGCGGCGCACCTTCCTTCAGCGCTTGAACGTCGCGCGGGACCGCTACAGCGAGCCGCTGGTCACCGAGGGCGAGGTCAGCGAGCGCGGCCGCGTGTTCGTCAAGTACGGCCCGCCGACGTCGGTTGACTCGCAGCCGTTCGGGCAGGACACCGTGCCGTACGTCGTGTGGCGCTACGAGAACGTGCCGGGCAACGGGCAGTCCGTCTTCGTGTTCGCGGACAGCTACTCCAGTGGCCGGTTCGAGCTTATCCACTCCGACGTGACCGGAGAGGTCAGCCAGCCGGATTGGCAGGAAGAGCTGACGCGGATGTCGATCCGCAACTAG
- a CDS encoding metallophosphoesterase family protein — protein MAEAHESDARGAADEAASGAAPVRRIAHLSDVHFGKISHPGVVDALVEEVNAEPFDLVVVSGDLTQRATRQQFTDARAMLDRFTAPVLVVPGNHDVRAWWHDPFDRVFRSAKRFKKYITEDVTPQFTTGGLAVFGLNSAHGLTIKGGKIRPHHLEEMAAFFARQAAGDFRVLVLHHHLLRLNELGDHDIARGARNAIAVAEASGVDLVLCGHLHRSHVAHVELAPDLVGTPGHRLVIASAGTATSSRGRGDDRQTNVYNWIDVSPEGFTVQERKYDVQTGGFEEAEVTRFDRT, from the coding sequence GTGGCCGAGGCACACGAGTCTGACGCCAGAGGCGCTGCCGACGAGGCGGCCTCTGGCGCTGCGCCCGTGCGGCGCATCGCGCACCTCTCGGACGTCCACTTTGGCAAGATCTCGCACCCGGGCGTCGTGGACGCCTTGGTGGAGGAGGTCAACGCCGAGCCGTTCGATCTCGTCGTCGTCTCCGGCGACCTCACGCAGCGCGCGACGCGGCAGCAGTTCACCGACGCGCGCGCGATGCTGGACCGATTCACCGCGCCGGTCCTCGTCGTGCCCGGCAACCACGACGTCCGCGCGTGGTGGCACGACCCGTTCGACCGGGTGTTTCGCTCGGCGAAGCGGTTCAAGAAGTACATCACGGAGGACGTCACGCCGCAGTTCACCACCGGCGGCCTCGCGGTCTTCGGCCTCAACTCCGCGCACGGCCTGACCATCAAGGGAGGCAAGATTCGTCCGCACCACCTGGAGGAAATGGCGGCCTTTTTCGCCCGGCAGGCCGCTGGCGACTTCCGCGTGCTCGTGCTGCACCACCACCTGCTGCGGCTCAACGAACTCGGCGACCACGACATCGCCAGAGGCGCGCGCAACGCGATCGCGGTTGCCGAGGCCTCTGGCGTGGATCTGGTGCTGTGCGGACACCTGCACAGAAGCCACGTCGCGCACGTCGAACTGGCGCCGGACCTGGTCGGCACGCCTGGTCATCGCCTCGTGATCGCGAGCGCGGGGACGGCGACCTCCAGCCGCGGCCGCGGCGACGACCGGCAGACAAACGTGTACAACTGGATCGACGTGAGCCCGGAAGGCTTTACCGTCCAAGAGCGGAAGTACGACGTGCAAACGGGCGGCTTTGAGGAGGCCGAGGTCACGCGGTTTGATCGGACGTAA
- a CDS encoding asparagine--tRNA ligase — MATARIASLADHVGQTVTLQGWLYNQRGSKALAFLEVRDGSGIVQVVVSEEEVSPEAWQAVQDATQESGIEITGEVVEDARQTGGVEVRASGVTLVSQAEPYPITPKEHGVEFLMDRRHLWLRSKRQWAIARVRNRVIMAIHGYFQEDGFIQMDAPILTGNAVEGTSTLFELDYFEEPAYLTQSGQLHGEAMAMAHGKVYTFGPTFRAEKSKTRRHLTEFWMIEPEMAFHDLAMNMEVAEGLLRHITQEVIDTCAEELEILERDVKALRPSLDGPYPRLSYSEAVDLLTSDETQTMLQAELDARTEEKSALDAERDADQAAYGQAKKGEKRRIDSRRIEIDKRLAQVEEDLRNLPKWMESARSFEWGADFGGSDETVITKHFRTPIIVHRYPAVVKAFYMKRDPEDNRLALGMDVLAPEGYGEIIGGGERATDLQFLRDQIALHGLPESAFDWYLDLRRYGSVPHAGFGLGLERTVSWMCGLHHLREAIPFPRLIGRLHP, encoded by the coding sequence ATGGCTACCGCTCGCATCGCCTCCCTCGCCGACCACGTCGGCCAGACCGTTACGCTCCAGGGGTGGCTCTACAATCAGCGCGGCTCCAAAGCCCTGGCGTTTCTCGAAGTCCGCGACGGCAGCGGCATCGTGCAGGTCGTCGTGAGCGAGGAGGAGGTCTCGCCAGAGGCCTGGCAGGCTGTGCAGGACGCGACGCAGGAAAGCGGCATCGAGATCACGGGCGAGGTCGTGGAGGACGCGCGCCAGACCGGCGGCGTCGAGGTGCGGGCCTCTGGCGTGACGCTCGTGAGCCAAGCCGAGCCGTACCCGATCACGCCGAAGGAGCACGGCGTCGAGTTCCTCATGGACCGCCGGCACCTGTGGTTGCGCAGCAAGCGGCAGTGGGCCATCGCACGCGTGCGCAACCGCGTCATCATGGCCATCCACGGCTACTTCCAGGAGGATGGGTTCATCCAGATGGACGCGCCGATCCTGACCGGCAACGCCGTGGAGGGGACCAGCACGCTGTTCGAGTTGGACTACTTCGAGGAGCCGGCCTACCTCACGCAGTCTGGCCAACTCCACGGCGAGGCCATGGCGATGGCGCACGGTAAGGTGTACACCTTTGGCCCGACGTTCCGCGCCGAGAAGTCCAAGACCCGCCGCCACCTGACCGAGTTCTGGATGATTGAGCCCGAGATGGCCTTCCACGACCTCGCGATGAACATGGAGGTCGCCGAGGGCCTCTTGCGCCACATCACGCAAGAGGTCATCGACACGTGCGCCGAGGAACTCGAGATCCTGGAGCGCGATGTGAAGGCGCTGCGACCCAGCCTGGATGGGCCGTACCCGCGCCTCTCGTACTCCGAGGCCGTGGACCTGCTCACGTCGGACGAGACGCAGACGATGCTCCAGGCCGAACTGGATGCTCGGACGGAGGAGAAGTCGGCGCTGGACGCTGAGCGCGATGCCGATCAGGCCGCCTACGGGCAGGCGAAAAAAGGCGAGAAGCGCCGCATCGACTCGCGCCGCATCGAGATCGACAAGCGCCTCGCGCAGGTGGAAGAGGACCTCCGCAACCTGCCCAAGTGGATGGAGAGCGCTAGGTCGTTCGAGTGGGGCGCCGACTTCGGCGGCTCCGACGAGACCGTGATCACCAAGCACTTCCGCACCCCGATCATCGTCCACCGCTACCCGGCGGTCGTCAAGGCGTTCTACATGAAGCGCGATCCCGAAGACAACCGCTTGGCGCTGGGCATGGACGTGCTCGCGCCCGAGGGCTACGGCGAGATCATCGGCGGCGGCGAGCGCGCGACGGACCTGCAGTTCCTGCGCGATCAGATCGCGCTCCACGGGCTGCCGGAGAGCGCGTTCGATTGGTACCTCGACCTCCGCCGCTACGGCTCGGTCCCGCACGCGGGCTTCGGGCTCGGGCTGGAGCGGACCGTCTCGTGGATGTGCGGCTTGCACCACCTCCGCGAGGCCATCCCGTTCCCGCGCCTGATCGGTCGCCTGCACCCGTAG
- a CDS encoding family 4C encapsulin nanocompartment shell protein, with protein MLILEASPETSDLLAFVDESVRNLQQSGAEPRTILVGPLAYERLREAVAARFGRENQHVEQVQWLSVVIDPGREDRICVLPTVRETADGARLETV; from the coding sequence ATGCTGATCCTCGAAGCGTCGCCAGAAACCTCGGACCTTCTCGCCTTTGTAGACGAGAGTGTCCGCAACCTCCAGCAGTCGGGCGCCGAGCCCAGGACCATCCTCGTGGGGCCGCTGGCGTACGAACGGTTGCGCGAGGCCGTCGCGGCGCGGTTCGGGCGCGAGAACCAGCACGTGGAGCAGGTGCAGTGGTTGAGCGTCGTGATCGACCCCGGCCGCGAGGACCGCATCTGTGTTCTCCCCACCGTCCGCGAGACGGCCGACGGCGCCCGACTTGAAACGGTGTGA